A genome region from Pseudomonas sp. S06B 330 includes the following:
- a CDS encoding zinc ribbon domain-containing protein YjdM, translating into MSTLPPCPKCNSEYTYEDGTQLICPECAHEWSAAGDAEVVSDEAVKKDSVGNVLQDGDTITVIKDLKVKGTSLVVKVGTKVKNIRLCDGDHDIDCKIDGIGPMKLKSEFVRKV; encoded by the coding sequence CCTAAATGCAACTCCGAATACACCTACGAAGACGGCACTCAGCTGATCTGCCCTGAGTGCGCCCATGAGTGGTCCGCCGCCGGTGACGCCGAGGTAGTGAGCGATGAAGCGGTCAAGAAGGATTCGGTAGGCAACGTCCTGCAGGACGGCGACACCATTACCGTGATCAAAGACCTGAAGGTCAAGGGCACCTCGCTGGTGGTCAAGGTCGGCACCAAGGTCAAGAACATCCGCTTGTGCGATGGCGACCACGATATCGATTGCAAGATCGACGGCATCGGCCCGATGAAGCTGAAATCGGAATTCGTCCGCAAGGTCTGA
- a CDS encoding PA4570 family protein, giving the protein MTYLIDAWLDRPHPYLRILHRETGEVCAVLEEEALDELRDQGDLDLNGLNSSEPIVLKELVRNLFLFCYARALRPGGGAEWN; this is encoded by the coding sequence ATGACTTATCTGATCGACGCCTGGCTTGACCGCCCCCATCCGTACTTGCGCATCCTGCATCGGGAAACCGGTGAAGTCTGTGCCGTGCTTGAAGAAGAAGCACTGGACGAGCTGCGCGACCAGGGTGACCTGGACCTCAATGGTTTGAATTCGAGCGAGCCTATTGTGCTCAAGGAACTGGTGAGGAACCTGTTCCTGTTCTGCTATGCGCGGGCGTTGCGCCCAGGTGGTGGGGCCGAATGGAACTGA
- a CDS encoding FKBP-type peptidyl-prolyl cis-trans isomerase, which produces MSEINLSTDETRVSYGIGRQLGGQLRDNPPPGVSLDAILAGLTDAFNGQASRVSEEDLSASFKVIREIMQAEAAAKAEAAAGEGKAFLVENAKRDGITTLASGLQFEVLTAGEGAKPSRDDTVRTHYHGTLIDGTVFDSSYERGQPAEFPVGGVIAGWTEALQLMNAGSKWRLYVPSELAYGAQGVGSIPPHSVLVFDVELLDVL; this is translated from the coding sequence ATGTCCGAAATCAATCTGTCTACCGACGAAACTCGCGTCAGCTACGGTATTGGCCGTCAGCTGGGTGGCCAACTGCGTGACAACCCGCCACCGGGCGTGAGCCTGGACGCCATCCTGGCCGGTCTGACCGACGCCTTCAATGGTCAGGCCAGCCGCGTTAGCGAAGAAGACCTGTCGGCCAGCTTCAAGGTCATCCGCGAAATCATGCAGGCTGAAGCTGCAGCCAAGGCTGAAGCCGCTGCTGGCGAAGGTAAGGCCTTCCTGGTTGAAAACGCCAAGCGTGACGGCATCACCACCCTGGCCTCGGGTCTGCAATTTGAAGTGCTGACCGCAGGTGAAGGCGCCAAGCCTAGCCGTGACGACACCGTTCGCACTCACTACCATGGCACCCTGATCGACGGCACCGTGTTCGACAGCTCCTACGAGCGTGGCCAGCCAGCAGAGTTCCCGGTTGGCGGCGTGATCGCTGGCTGGACCGAAGCCCTGCAACTGATGAACGCCGGTAGCAAATGGCGCCTGTACGTTCCGAGCGAGCTGGCCTACGGCGCTCAGGGCGTTGGCAGCATCCCGCCGCACAGCGTTCTGGTGTTCGACGTCGAGCTGCTCGACGTACTGTAA
- a CDS encoding DUF6482 family protein, whose translation MNLQQLNTEAKAGHVEELNLIAIEGGDFILEARVKGHAHPLSDARGERLKVHSVVDAQRLLNGLPAVPVHLVHWSMDDEMCGGSSTGDGDLKIPMPRRSAW comes from the coding sequence ATGAACCTTCAACAACTGAACACCGAGGCCAAGGCCGGTCATGTCGAAGAACTCAACCTGATAGCCATCGAGGGCGGAGATTTCATTCTTGAGGCCCGGGTTAAAGGTCATGCCCATCCACTCTCAGATGCACGTGGCGAGCGCCTGAAAGTCCATTCAGTGGTCGATGCGCAGCGCCTGCTCAATGGCTTGCCTGCCGTGCCGGTACACCTGGTGCACTGGTCGATGGATGACGAGATGTGCGGAGGCAGTAGCACCGGTGATGGCGACCTGAAAATACCGATGCCCCGGCGTTCTGCCTGGTAG
- a CDS encoding TIGR00645 family protein: MERIIENAMYASRWLLAPIYFGLSLGLLALALKFFQEIFHVLPNVFALAEADLILVLLSLIDMALVGGLLVMVMISGYENFVSQLDIDEDKEKLSWLGKMDSSSLKMKVAASIVAISSIHLLRVFMDARNIETEYLMWYVIIHMTFVVSAFAMGYLDKVTKH; encoded by the coding sequence ATGGAACGTATTATCGAAAATGCGATGTATGCCTCGCGCTGGCTGCTCGCCCCGATCTATTTTGGTCTGTCGTTGGGCCTGCTGGCGCTGGCACTGAAGTTCTTTCAGGAGATCTTCCACGTCCTGCCCAACGTCTTCGCCCTGGCTGAAGCCGACCTGATCCTGGTGCTGCTGTCGCTGATCGACATGGCTCTGGTCGGTGGCTTGCTGGTGATGGTGATGATCTCCGGTTACGAGAACTTCGTCTCGCAACTGGATATCGACGAAGACAAAGAGAAGCTCAGCTGGTTGGGCAAGATGGACTCATCTTCGCTGAAGATGAAAGTCGCTGCCTCCATCGTGGCGATTTCCTCGATCCATCTGCTGCGGGTGTTCATGGATGCGCGCAACATCGAGACTGAGTACTTGATGTGGTACGTGATCATCCATATGACTTTCGTGGTCTCAGCCTTTGCCATGGGCTACCTGGACAAGGTCACCAAGCACTGA
- a CDS encoding PA4575 family protein has translation MPRSLSLTRQCLGLVTRIECSIRPLAGDNGMWTLLFAAGMAGEQPSAIKAQGPFHGPFVAESVLDAIVDSLTLHGYQVADDPQIWCVHLQAQLRRINGERVHHVGDFQFHPET, from the coding sequence ATGCCGCGCAGCCTCAGCCTCACTCGCCAATGCCTGGGCCTGGTGACCCGCATTGAATGCAGTATTCGCCCACTGGCCGGTGACAACGGCATGTGGACCCTCCTGTTCGCCGCCGGTATGGCTGGCGAGCAACCGTCTGCGATCAAGGCCCAAGGGCCGTTTCATGGACCCTTTGTGGCTGAGTCGGTACTCGACGCGATTGTCGATAGCCTAACCCTGCACGGTTACCAAGTGGCTGATGACCCGCAGATCTGGTGCGTGCATCTGCAAGCCCAGCTTCGTCGGATCAATGGTGAACGTGTACATCACGTCGGTGATTTCCAGTTCCATCCGGAAACCTGA
- a CDS encoding Lon protease family protein, which produces MPDPVAASLRLAPEALTRPFSAEQFAFSTTNDLEPFRGVLGQERAVEALQFGVAMPRPGYNVFVMGEPGTGRFSFVKRYLKAEGKRLQTPSDWVYVNNFDEPREPRALELPPGSAGAFISDIGGLIDNLLATFPAVFEHPSYQQKKSAIDRAFNQRYDRALDVIERASLEKDVALYRDSSNVAFTPMADGKALDEAEFAQLPEADRERFHDDIAALEERLNEELASLPQWKRESNNQLRQLNEETITLALQPLLAPLSEKYAENAAVCAYLQGMQVYLLRTVVEQLVDDSKTDAQARKLLEEQYAPSLVVGHHVSGGAPVVFEPHPTYDNLFGRIEYSTDQGALYTTYRQLRPGALHRANGGFLILEAEKMLGEPFVWDALKRALQSRKLKMESPLGEYGRLATVTLNPQMIPLNIKVVIIGSRQLYYALQDHDPDFQEMFRVLVDFDEDIPMVDESLEQFAQLLKTRTSEEGMAPLSADAVARLATYSARLAEHQGRLSARIGDLFQLVSEADFIRHLANDEMTDVGHIERALKAKATRTGRVSARILDDMLAGIILIDTEGAAVGKCNGLTVLEVGDSAFGIPARISATVYPGGSGIVDIEREVNLGQPIHSKGVMILTGYLGSRYAQEFPLAISASIALEQSYGYVDGDSASLGEACTLISALSKTPLKQCFAITGSINQFGEVQAVGGVNEKIEGFFRLCEARGLTGEQGAIIPKANVATLMLDERVLQAVRAGMFHVYAVSQADEALSLLVGEPAGEPDEEGEFPEGSVNARVVERLRVIAEMISEEDLKEAEKEQAEQALAQVKPT; this is translated from the coding sequence ATGCCCGATCCTGTTGCTGCGAGCCTGCGTCTTGCGCCAGAAGCCTTGACCCGGCCGTTTTCCGCCGAACAGTTCGCCTTTTCCACCACCAATGATCTGGAGCCTTTTCGCGGTGTGCTTGGCCAGGAACGTGCTGTCGAAGCGCTGCAGTTCGGCGTCGCCATGCCGCGTCCTGGGTACAACGTATTTGTCATGGGCGAGCCCGGTACAGGGCGTTTCTCGTTCGTCAAACGTTACCTCAAGGCCGAAGGCAAGCGCCTGCAGACGCCGTCGGACTGGGTCTACGTCAATAACTTCGACGAACCACGTGAGCCGCGGGCACTGGAACTGCCACCCGGCAGCGCCGGTGCTTTCATCAGCGACATTGGCGGCCTGATCGACAACCTGCTGGCAACGTTTCCGGCGGTGTTTGAACACCCGTCCTACCAGCAGAAGAAGAGTGCCATCGACCGTGCCTTCAACCAGCGTTATGACCGCGCCCTGGATGTGATTGAACGCGCCTCGCTGGAAAAAGACGTCGCCCTGTACCGCGACAGCAGCAACGTTGCATTTACTCCAATGGCCGATGGCAAGGCACTGGATGAGGCGGAGTTTGCCCAGTTGCCGGAAGCCGACCGCGAACGCTTCCACGACGACATCGCCGCCCTGGAGGAGCGTCTCAACGAAGAGTTGGCCAGTCTGCCGCAGTGGAAGCGTGAGTCGAACAATCAACTGCGTCAGTTGAATGAGGAAACCATCACCCTGGCGCTTCAGCCGCTGCTGGCACCGCTGTCTGAAAAGTACGCAGAAAATGCTGCGGTCTGCGCCTACTTGCAGGGCATGCAGGTTTACCTGCTACGCACAGTGGTCGAGCAACTGGTCGATGACAGCAAGACCGACGCCCAGGCGCGCAAACTGCTTGAGGAGCAATACGCACCAAGCCTGGTCGTCGGCCATCACGTAAGTGGTGGTGCGCCGGTAGTGTTTGAGCCGCACCCAACCTATGACAATCTGTTTGGTCGGATTGAATACAGCACCGACCAGGGCGCGCTTTACACCACCTACCGTCAGTTGCGCCCCGGCGCCTTGCACCGGGCCAATGGTGGTTTCCTGATTCTTGAAGCAGAGAAGATGCTCGGCGAGCCTTTTGTCTGGGATGCGCTCAAGCGTGCCTTGCAATCGCGCAAGCTGAAGATGGAGTCACCGCTGGGTGAATACGGCCGCCTGGCCACCGTCACCCTCAATCCGCAAATGATCCCGCTGAACATTAAAGTGGTGATCATCGGCTCGCGTCAGTTGTATTACGCCCTGCAAGATCATGATCCGGACTTCCAGGAAATGTTCCGGGTACTGGTCGACTTCGACGAAGACATCCCCATGGTCGACGAAAGCCTGGAGCAGTTCGCCCAGTTGCTCAAGACCCGCACCAGCGAGGAGGGTATGGCGCCTTTGAGCGCAGATGCCGTGGCTCGCCTGGCAACCTACAGCGCACGCCTGGCCGAACACCAGGGGCGCTTGTCGGCGCGTATCGGCGACTTGTTCCAGCTGGTCAGCGAGGCGGACTTCATTCGTCACCTGGCCAACGATGAGATGACCGATGTTGGCCATATCGAACGGGCACTCAAGGCCAAGGCCACCCGCACAGGTCGAGTTTCGGCGCGGATTCTCGACGACATGCTCGCCGGAATCATCCTCATCGACACCGAAGGGGCTGCAGTCGGCAAGTGCAATGGCCTGACCGTGCTGGAAGTTGGTGACTCGGCCTTCGGGATACCTGCGCGGATCTCTGCAACGGTGTACCCCGGTGGCAGTGGCATCGTCGACATCGAGCGTGAGGTCAACCTCGGCCAGCCGATTCACTCCAAGGGGGTGATGATCCTCACCGGATACCTGGGCAGTCGCTATGCCCAGGAGTTCCCTCTGGCGATTTCGGCGAGTATTGCCCTGGAACAGTCCTACGGTTACGTGGACGGTGACAGTGCCTCGCTGGGTGAGGCTTGCACGTTGATCTCGGCCTTGTCGAAAACTCCGCTCAAGCAGTGTTTCGCCATCACTGGTTCGATCAACCAGTTTGGTGAAGTACAGGCGGTCGGAGGGGTCAACGAGAAGATCGAAGGCTTCTTCCGGCTCTGTGAGGCGCGAGGCCTGACGGGTGAGCAGGGCGCGATCATTCCGAAAGCTAACGTCGCCACCCTGATGCTCGATGAACGGGTGCTGCAGGCGGTGCGGGCCGGGATGTTCCACGTCTATGCCGTGAGTCAGGCGGACGAGGCGTTGAGCCTGCTGGTCGGCGAGCCGGCCGGTGAGCCGGATGAAGAGGGTGAATTTCCTGAGGGTAGTGTCAACGCCCGCGTGGTCGAGCGCTTGCGGGTCATCGCCGAGATGATCAGTGAAGAAGACCTCAAAGAGGCCGAGAAAGAACAGGCCGAGCAAGCCTTGGCCCAAGTAAAACCGACCTGA
- a CDS encoding DUF3015 domain-containing protein, translated as MKRILLGTLFTAVSLNAMAQAPGGPDCGWGNMLFEGQRGTPAHFLASTTNGTSGNATFGMTSGTNGCSTNSALTYGGKSWFAMNGMMNELSEDMAMGKGEALTTYAVVLGVAPEDRAHFAAVTHQHFQEIFKTADVTAEDVHTNTLAVLKSDPRLAKYATQA; from the coding sequence ATGAAACGGATTCTTCTGGGTACTCTGTTCACCGCGGTATCACTCAATGCCATGGCTCAGGCCCCTGGCGGACCGGACTGCGGCTGGGGCAACATGCTGTTCGAGGGCCAACGCGGCACCCCTGCTCACTTCCTCGCCTCCACCACCAACGGCACCTCCGGCAACGCCACCTTCGGCATGACCTCAGGCACCAATGGCTGCTCGACCAACTCGGCGCTGACCTACGGTGGTAAATCCTGGTTCGCCATGAACGGCATGATGAACGAGCTTTCCGAAGACATGGCCATGGGCAAAGGTGAAGCGCTGACCACCTATGCTGTAGTGCTCGGTGTCGCTCCAGAAGACCGTGCGCACTTTGCCGCTGTCACTCACCAACACTTCCAGGAAATCTTCAAGACGGCGGATGTGACTGCCGAAGATGTCCATACCAACACCCTGGCGGTGCTGAAAAGCGATCCACGCCTGGCAAAATACGCAACCCAGGCTTAA
- a CDS encoding Lnb N-terminal periplasmic domain-containing protein → MLKRLAYLALCACAPLHAAPSFDDPRLAQLAADHYWISLGHYETAKLGGWRSYVDDRRFFLAEDGAHHPDQELRATVRALYAPASLGDKHAQCVFPARTRWLREQLQLDDLPAPDCKEFTQWYKDVSPHSAVMIFPAAYLNSPSSMFGHTLLRIDQADVQSNDTALLSYAINFGAYIEGNDNSILYAWKGLMGGYPGLFALVPYQEKLSEYRSLENRDLWEYRLNLTPEETGRMVEHIWELKQIQFDYFFFDENCSYRLLELLQVARPSLDLTSQFPLTAIPTDTVKAVKQSGLVERIDYRPSRERELLERAKPLSTDEQQQVLAVSADTAYLQNPEFTALPRDRQALVQDAAYRLERYRANGRERDPARTKRSFELLRAINRNPPPALDIERPGLPEDGHQSRTWQLGAGTREDRAFAEYGLRMAYHDLNDNAYGFPLGAQIEILQLKVRQYENNDWQVQRFDLATIRSLTPRNDLLQPWSWQVTGGLERVLGKHEDEVLVSHVNGGAGGTWQLADDMLGFALGTVRVEHNNDFAEFISPAAGFNTGLLWRNPLGTLSLEAKGDYFTNGEVRRSLSLNQQWELSRDLGLRLSARRDFSQLARAQNEVMLELKWYHY, encoded by the coding sequence ATGCTCAAACGCCTTGCCTACCTGGCGCTCTGTGCCTGCGCCCCGCTGCATGCTGCTCCCTCGTTCGATGACCCGCGTCTGGCGCAACTGGCTGCTGACCACTATTGGATTTCCCTGGGTCACTATGAAACGGCCAAGCTCGGTGGCTGGCGCAGCTATGTCGATGATCGGCGCTTTTTCCTCGCCGAAGACGGTGCCCACCATCCCGATCAAGAGTTACGCGCCACTGTTCGCGCGCTTTATGCGCCGGCCAGTCTCGGCGATAAACATGCCCAGTGTGTATTCCCGGCGCGAACGCGCTGGCTGCGCGAACAACTGCAGCTCGATGACCTGCCCGCACCGGACTGCAAGGAATTCACCCAGTGGTACAAGGACGTCTCGCCGCATAGCGCGGTGATGATCTTCCCCGCAGCCTACCTCAACAGCCCTTCGTCGATGTTCGGTCACACCCTGTTGCGCATCGACCAGGCTGACGTGCAAAGCAACGACACCGCCCTGCTCAGCTATGCGATCAACTTCGGTGCCTACATCGAAGGCAACGACAACAGCATCCTTTATGCCTGGAAAGGCCTGATGGGCGGCTATCCGGGCCTGTTTGCCCTGGTGCCTTATCAGGAAAAACTCTCCGAGTACCGCAGCCTGGAAAACCGCGACCTGTGGGAATACCGACTGAACCTGACACCGGAGGAAACCGGGCGCATGGTCGAACATATCTGGGAACTCAAGCAGATCCAGTTCGACTATTTCTTCTTCGATGAAAACTGCTCCTACCGCCTGCTCGAATTGCTCCAGGTGGCTCGCCCGAGCCTGGACCTGACCTCACAGTTCCCGCTGACCGCAATCCCCACCGACACGGTCAAGGCGGTCAAGCAGTCCGGCCTGGTGGAGCGAATCGACTATCGCCCATCGCGCGAGCGTGAACTGCTGGAGCGCGCCAAGCCGCTCAGCACTGATGAGCAGCAACAAGTACTGGCGGTCAGTGCCGATACCGCTTACCTGCAAAATCCCGAATTCACCGCCCTGCCCCGCGATCGCCAAGCACTGGTGCAAGACGCTGCGTATCGCCTTGAACGCTACCGGGCCAATGGCCGGGAACGCGATCCGGCGCGCACCAAGCGCAGCTTCGAATTGCTGCGGGCAATCAACCGCAATCCACCACCAGCGCTGGACATCGAGCGCCCGGGGCTGCCCGAGGACGGCCACCAGTCGCGCACCTGGCAGCTGGGCGCGGGCACCCGCGAGGATCGCGCCTTTGCTGAATACGGGCTGCGCATGGCCTACCACGACCTCAACGACAACGCCTACGGTTTCCCGCTGGGTGCCCAGATCGAGATCCTCCAGCTAAAGGTGCGCCAGTACGAAAACAACGACTGGCAGGTGCAGCGCTTTGACCTGGCCACCATCCGCTCGCTGACACCGCGCAACGATCTGCTGCAGCCTTGGTCTTGGCAGGTTACTGGCGGCCTTGAGCGGGTGCTGGGCAAGCATGAGGACGAAGTGCTGGTCAGTCACGTCAATGGCGGCGCGGGCGGCACCTGGCAACTGGCTGACGACATGCTCGGTTTCGCCCTGGGTACGGTGCGCGTCGAACACAACAATGACTTTGCCGAGTTCATCTCCCCGGCTGCCGGCTTCAACACCGGCCTGCTGTGGCGCAATCCACTCGGTACCCTAAGCCTGGAGGCCAAGGGTGATTACTTCACCAATGGCGAAGTACGCCGTAGCCTGAGCTTGAATCAGCAGTGGGAACTGTCCCGTGACCTGGGGTTGAGGCTCAGTGCCAGGCGCGACTTCAGCCAACTGGCGAGGGCGCAGAATGAGGTGATGCTGGAATTGAAGTGGTATCACTACTGA
- a CDS encoding GreA/GreB family elongation factor, with amino-acid sequence MSRAFVNEDQAADQADQPVERKVSEQPNYVTALGLAQLQQRVHALNALRNELQVQGEHADKQRLADAERDLRYFTARVQSAQVVPKASAVDKVQIGSRVIFIDEQNQQHDVQLVGEDQADASKGLINWGSPLGRALLGAAPGDEVLWRRPAGDLSIEIVAITPEP; translated from the coding sequence ATGAGCCGAGCATTCGTCAACGAAGACCAAGCTGCCGACCAGGCCGACCAGCCGGTGGAGCGCAAGGTCAGCGAACAGCCCAACTATGTCACCGCCCTAGGCCTGGCCCAATTGCAACAACGGGTCCATGCGCTGAATGCGCTGCGCAACGAACTGCAGGTTCAAGGCGAACACGCCGACAAGCAACGTCTGGCCGACGCGGAGCGTGACCTGCGTTACTTCACTGCCCGCGTCCAGAGCGCCCAGGTTGTGCCCAAGGCAAGCGCGGTGGATAAAGTGCAGATTGGCAGTCGGGTGATTTTTATCGATGAACAGAACCAGCAGCATGATGTGCAACTGGTGGGTGAAGATCAGGCCGATGCCAGCAAGGGCCTGATCAATTGGGGATCACCCTTGGGCCGCGCCCTGCTGGGTGCTGCGCCCGGTGACGAAGTGCTGTGGCGACGACCGGCAGGGGATCTGTCGATCGAGATCGTCGCCATTACCCCAGAGCCTTAA
- the gdhA gene encoding NADP-specific glutamate dehydrogenase, protein MIESVEDFLARLKQRDPAQPEFHQAVEEVLRSLWPFLEANPHYLQAGILERMVEPERAILFRVSWVDDAGKVQVNRGYRIQMSSAIGPYKGGLRFHPSVNLGVLKFLAFEQVFKNSLTSLPMGGGKGGSDFDPKGKSDAEVMRFCQAFMSELYRHIGADLDVPAGDIGVGAREIGFMFGQYKRLANQFTSVLTGKGMTYGGSLIRPEATGYGCVYFAEEMLKRQDLRIDGRRVAISGSGNVAQYAARKVMDLGGKVISLSDSEGTLFCEAGMTDEQWDALMELKNVKRGRISELAERFGLEFRKGQTPWSLACDIALPCATQNELNGEDARTLLRNGCICVAEGANMPTTLDAVDIFIEAGILFAPGKASNAGGVAVSGLEMSQNAMRLLWTAGEVDSKLHNIMQSIHHACVHYGEENGRINYVKGANIAGFVKVADAMLAQGVV, encoded by the coding sequence ATGATCGAATCTGTCGAAGATTTCCTCGCGCGCCTGAAACAACGCGACCCGGCCCAGCCTGAATTCCATCAGGCAGTCGAAGAAGTGTTGCGCAGCCTCTGGCCTTTCCTTGAGGCCAACCCTCATTATCTTCAGGCCGGCATTCTCGAACGTATGGTTGAGCCTGAGCGCGCGATCCTGTTCCGTGTGTCGTGGGTCGATGATGCGGGCAAGGTCCAGGTCAACCGCGGCTACCGTATACAGATGAGCAGCGCCATCGGCCCGTACAAGGGCGGTCTGCGTTTCCATCCCTCGGTGAACCTGGGTGTGCTCAAGTTCCTGGCCTTCGAGCAAGTGTTCAAGAACTCCCTGACCTCGCTGCCCATGGGCGGCGGCAAAGGCGGCTCGGACTTCGATCCGAAGGGCAAGAGTGATGCTGAAGTCATGCGCTTCTGCCAGGCCTTCATGAGCGAGTTGTACCGTCACATCGGTGCGGACCTGGACGTACCAGCCGGTGATATCGGCGTTGGTGCTCGCGAAATCGGCTTCATGTTTGGCCAGTACAAGCGTCTGGCCAATCAGTTCACTTCGGTACTGACCGGCAAGGGCATGACCTACGGCGGCAGCCTGATTCGCCCTGAAGCCACTGGCTACGGTTGCGTATACTTCGCCGAAGAAATGCTCAAGCGTCAGGACCTGCGCATTGACGGTCGCCGCGTGGCGATCTCCGGCTCCGGCAACGTCGCCCAGTACGCTGCACGCAAGGTCATGGACCTGGGCGGCAAGGTGATCTCGCTGTCCGACTCCGAAGGCACCCTGTTCTGCGAAGCCGGCATGACCGATGAGCAGTGGGATGCACTGATGGAACTGAAGAACGTCAAGCGTGGCCGCATCAGCGAGTTGGCTGAGCGTTTCGGCCTGGAGTTCCGCAAAGGTCAGACGCCATGGAGCCTGGCGTGCGATATCGCCTTGCCGTGTGCAACCCAGAACGAACTCAATGGCGAAGACGCCCGTACCTTGCTGCGCAACGGCTGCATCTGCGTAGCTGAAGGCGCCAACATGCCGACCACCCTCGATGCTGTGGATATCTTTATCGAGGCCGGCATCCTCTTCGCACCGGGTAAGGCGTCCAACGCCGGTGGTGTCGCGGTGAGCGGTCTGGAAATGTCGCAGAACGCCATGCGCCTGCTGTGGACTGCCGGTGAAGTGGACAGCAAGCTGCACAACATCATGCAGTCGATCCACCACGCCTGTGTGCACTACGGCGAAGAGAACGGCCGGATCAACTACGTCAAAGGCGCCAACATCGCCGGCTTCGTCAAAGTCGCCGATGCCATGCTGGCGCAGGGCGTGGTTTAA